Proteins encoded by one window of Deinococcus radiodurans R1 = ATCC 13939 = DSM 20539:
- a CDS encoding TlpA family protein disulfide reductase encodes MTEPAPASPARPAWTRALPPLLAAALVGGLGWALLKPAGNAANGPLVGKPAPQFNLTGLDGQPVALADYRGRPVVLNFWASWCGPCREEAPLFAKLAAHPGAPAVLGILFNETKPQNARDFARQYGLTYPNLQDPGVATAIAYQVTGIPRTVFIDAQGVVRHIDQGGLDTARLNAGLSKIGVPGL; translated from the coding sequence ATGACCGAGCCTGCGCCCGCCTCCCCTGCCCGCCCCGCCTGGACCCGCGCCCTGCCGCCGCTGCTGGCCGCCGCGCTGGTGGGGGGCCTGGGCTGGGCGCTGCTGAAACCGGCGGGCAACGCGGCGAACGGGCCGCTGGTGGGCAAACCGGCGCCGCAGTTCAATCTGACGGGCCTGGACGGGCAGCCGGTCGCGCTCGCCGACTACCGGGGCCGGCCCGTGGTGCTGAACTTCTGGGCGTCGTGGTGCGGCCCGTGCCGCGAGGAAGCGCCGCTCTTCGCCAAACTTGCTGCCCACCCCGGCGCGCCCGCCGTGCTCGGCATTCTGTTCAACGAAACGAAGCCGCAAAATGCCCGCGACTTTGCCCGGCAGTACGGCCTGACCTACCCCAACCTGCAAGACCCCGGCGTGGCGACGGCCATCGCCTATCAGGTCACGGGGATTCCGCGCACCGTGTTTATCGACGCGCAGGGCGTGGTGCGCCACATCGACCAGGGCGGGCTGGACACCGCGCGCCTCAACGCGGGGCTGAGCAAAATCGGCGTGCCGGGGCTCTAG
- a CDS encoding M48 family metallopeptidase encodes MTTPTPTPTPTSQSLAAPFAQGVEGVYFDGRSSRDRAATLRVLGSGDLSSGAPLAVLRVAPTDGEPGSEQQWPLRQVQFDPPLAGVRRVVKLPDGGRFETNDDRAITALEAAVGRNRGLRGVRRLESDWGLTLGAVVTLGLFVWGFLTYGLPAMARSAAAATPRSVLTSFDTSAIEVLDNGTFMGPTHLSAARQAQLQREFKDVAQWAGGGYPYRLLLRDGTPQANGDKDSPAPSGSIGTNAFALPGGTVVMTEQLVKLAHSDRELMGVLAHETGHVTHRHSLSSIYQGLGLTLLTTAVTGDLIGASTFAAAVPTWLLKNGYSRQSETQSDEVAGRFLMERYGTTKPLRDVLARLETEDENADENSVKRDDPGAFLQTHPGTAERIRHLREIEQNWPQRRGK; translated from the coding sequence ATGACCACGCCCACGCCCACGCCGACGCCGACCAGCCAGTCCCTCGCCGCTCCCTTTGCCCAGGGGGTCGAGGGCGTGTACTTCGACGGGCGCAGCAGCCGTGACCGCGCCGCCACCTTGCGGGTGCTGGGCAGTGGAGACCTCAGCAGTGGGGCGCCCTTGGCCGTGCTGCGCGTCGCTCCCACCGACGGGGAGCCGGGCAGCGAGCAGCAGTGGCCGCTGCGGCAGGTGCAGTTCGACCCGCCGCTCGCCGGGGTGCGCCGGGTGGTCAAGCTGCCGGACGGAGGCCGCTTCGAGACGAACGACGACCGGGCGATTACGGCGCTGGAAGCCGCCGTGGGCCGCAACCGGGGCCTGCGCGGGGTGCGGCGGCTGGAATCGGACTGGGGGCTCACGCTCGGCGCGGTGGTGACCCTGGGGCTGTTCGTGTGGGGCTTCCTGACCTACGGCCTGCCCGCCATGGCCCGCAGCGCCGCCGCCGCCACCCCACGCAGCGTGCTGACCTCCTTCGACACGAGCGCCATCGAAGTGCTCGACAACGGCACCTTCATGGGGCCCACCCACCTCAGCGCGGCGCGGCAGGCGCAGTTGCAGCGCGAATTCAAGGACGTGGCGCAGTGGGCGGGGGGCGGCTACCCCTACCGCTTGCTGCTGCGCGACGGCACCCCGCAGGCAAACGGCGACAAGGACAGCCCGGCGCCGAGCGGCAGCATCGGCACCAACGCCTTTGCCCTGCCCGGCGGCACGGTGGTGATGACCGAGCAACTGGTCAAACTCGCCCACAGCGACCGCGAGCTGATGGGCGTCCTGGCACACGAAACCGGGCACGTGACCCACCGCCACAGCCTGTCGAGCATCTACCAGGGCCTGGGCCTGACCCTGCTGACCACCGCCGTGACCGGCGACCTGATCGGCGCGAGCACCTTCGCGGCGGCGGTGCCGACCTGGCTGCTGAAAAACGGCTACTCGCGCCAGTCCGAAACCCAGTCCGACGAGGTGGCGGGCCGCTTCCTGATGGAGCGCTACGGGACCACCAAACCGCTGCGCGACGTGCTCGCCCGCCTGGAAACCGAGGACGAGAACGCCGACGAAAACAGCGTCAAGCGCGACGACCCCGGCGCGTTCCTCCAGACCCACCCCGGCACCGCCGAGCGCATCCGGCACCTGCGCGAAATCGAGCAGAACTGGCCGCAGCGCCGGGGCAAATAA
- a CDS encoding amylo-alpha-1,6-glucosidase: protein MTSAPVPSASAYTYGPQAARNPDLEVLLTDGQGGFALSSLAGVPTRCHAGLVVSQQPPVSRFCHLVSPFERLEVGGESVDLHALEVAPGVFEGRGLGLLTGATVWDLLPEREQLWRGVWVRRHACMPQDSGALVLLYEVRSRQSVTLTLGGFFVDRGMHAVHTAPPRLQFTPLGSEVRVQGERATRVTLQLRPELATGAVPAQPLIQALTPQPFAQRVYYRADATRGETPHDVTLGCPLWSVTLPPGGGEVALVVQGVTPTTAPVPDPWTAFEAERVRRRGLAERAWQTTGVRDELVATLAVAADAYLVRRGQETKRGSGKGGASKGTPRGLSVIAGYPWFADWGRDAMIALSGLTLVTGRFEDARELLLTFLGQRRRGLIPNHFDESGQGAGYNTVARPLWLAVALERYARTTGDALFVRQALPMLRELLGSLVQGTDYGIGMDPADALLRAGEPGVQLTWMDVKIHDWVVTPRHGKPVEIQALWLAALGAELRLSQALGEPPRYAAVLERAHHSFKAQFWNHAADLTAAPTATLLGLGQLGSSLGGALSDALDGDFVLDDEPRRDTSSDALLTVGGRPGSGPVQSTTGASELGVGHRPGAAPAQPAVLADVIQPSGEQDLSVRPNAVIALALADTPVVDEQLDAVLAQTERELLTPVGLHTLSPHDPRYLGNYGGPQLLRDAAYHQGTVWPWPLASYVELLLSRGELNRARAALAGLTGHVWEAGIGHVSEVFSGDALTPGGCPFQAWSVAELLRAHVLVSLSEAQAHEQARQTHTR from the coding sequence ATGACCTCCGCGCCCGTTCCCTCTGCCTCGGCGTACACCTACGGTCCCCAGGCGGCCCGCAACCCGGACCTCGAAGTGCTGCTCACCGACGGCCAGGGCGGCTTTGCCCTGAGCAGCCTCGCCGGGGTGCCCACCCGCTGCCACGCGGGGCTGGTGGTCAGCCAGCAACCCCCGGTGTCGCGCTTTTGCCACCTCGTTTCGCCGTTTGAGCGGCTGGAAGTCGGCGGCGAGAGCGTGGACCTGCACGCGCTGGAAGTCGCGCCCGGCGTGTTCGAGGGCCGGGGACTGGGCCTGCTGACCGGGGCGACGGTCTGGGACCTGCTGCCCGAGCGCGAGCAACTGTGGCGCGGCGTGTGGGTGCGGCGCCACGCCTGTATGCCGCAGGACTCGGGCGCACTGGTGCTGCTCTACGAGGTGCGCTCGCGCCAGAGCGTGACCCTGACGCTGGGCGGCTTTTTCGTGGACCGCGGCATGCACGCCGTGCACACCGCGCCGCCCCGGCTTCAGTTCACGCCGCTGGGCTCGGAGGTCCGGGTGCAGGGCGAGCGCGCCACCCGTGTCACCTTGCAGCTTCGGCCCGAACTGGCGACGGGCGCTGTCCCCGCGCAGCCGCTCATTCAGGCGCTCACGCCGCAGCCTTTCGCGCAGCGGGTCTACTACCGCGCAGACGCCACGCGGGGCGAAACGCCGCACGACGTGACGCTGGGCTGCCCGCTGTGGTCAGTGACCCTGCCGCCCGGTGGGGGCGAGGTCGCGCTGGTCGTGCAGGGCGTGACCCCCACGACAGCTCCCGTCCCCGACCCCTGGACCGCCTTCGAGGCCGAGCGTGTCCGCCGCCGGGGCCTGGCCGAGCGGGCGTGGCAGACGACCGGCGTGCGCGACGAACTGGTGGCGACGCTGGCGGTGGCCGCCGACGCCTACCTCGTGCGGCGCGGGCAGGAGACCAAGCGCGGGTCAGGCAAAGGTGGTGCCAGCAAGGGAACGCCCCGTGGCCTGAGTGTCATCGCCGGGTATCCCTGGTTCGCCGACTGGGGCCGCGACGCCATGATTGCCCTCTCGGGCCTGACTCTGGTGACGGGCCGGTTTGAGGACGCCCGCGAGCTGCTGCTGACTTTTCTGGGCCAGCGGCGCCGGGGACTCATTCCCAACCATTTCGACGAGTCAGGTCAGGGCGCCGGGTACAACACGGTAGCACGTCCGCTGTGGCTGGCGGTGGCGCTCGAACGCTACGCCCGCACCACTGGCGATGCACTGTTCGTGCGGCAGGCGCTGCCGATGCTGCGCGAACTGCTCGGCTCGCTGGTGCAGGGGACCGACTATGGCATCGGCATGGACCCCGCCGACGCGCTGCTGCGGGCGGGCGAACCGGGCGTGCAGCTCACCTGGATGGACGTGAAAATCCATGACTGGGTGGTCACGCCCCGCCACGGCAAGCCGGTGGAGATTCAGGCACTGTGGCTCGCGGCGCTGGGGGCCGAGCTGCGGCTCTCGCAGGCGCTCGGCGAGCCTCCCCGCTACGCGGCGGTGCTGGAGCGCGCCCACCACTCGTTCAAGGCGCAGTTCTGGAACCACGCCGCCGACCTGACCGCCGCGCCCACCGCCACGCTGCTCGGCCTGGGCCAACTCGGCAGCTCGCTCGGCGGGGCGCTGAGCGACGCCCTGGACGGCGACTTCGTGCTCGACGACGAGCCCCGGCGCGACACCTCGTCCGACGCACTGCTGACTGTGGGGGGACGGCCAGGGTCCGGCCCAGTCCAGTCCACGACCGGGGCCAGCGAGCTCGGCGTGGGCCACCGCCCCGGCGCGGCCCCGGCTCAGCCGGCGGTGCTTGCCGACGTGATTCAGCCCTCCGGCGAGCAGGACCTGTCGGTGCGGCCCAACGCGGTCATCGCGCTGGCGCTGGCCGACACTCCGGTGGTGGACGAACAGCTCGACGCGGTGCTCGCCCAGACCGAGCGCGAGCTGCTCACCCCGGTGGGCCTGCACACCCTCTCGCCGCACGACCCGCGCTACCTCGGCAACTATGGCGGCCCGCAACTGCTGCGCGACGCGGCCTACCACCAGGGCACCGTCTGGCCCTGGCCGCTGGCGTCTTACGTGGAGCTGCTGCTTTCACGCGGCGAACTCAACCGCGCCCGCGCCGCCCTCGCTGGCCTGACCGGGCACGTCTGGGAAGCGGGCAT